The Apium graveolens cultivar Ventura chromosome 11, ASM990537v1, whole genome shotgun sequence genome has a window encoding:
- the LOC141696591 gene encoding uncharacterized protein LOC141696591 — translation MKTHFTEPLKSSTANSSNKEYSTIRDTEIPDADCYSDDVTLKYASLGPPSVKCSKCEAWMWKEEHVNKYCSKGIPEFSIYYGKGEIQLPKEKPTLSYMWQLFNDKRTEAHFQDCIRMYNNLFAFASCGGRIDHSVNCGGAPYIYRLNGQNHHLFGSLIPDEGQPPKFCQLYIYGTANETNNRLRWINVHDGKTIKAEIIKGLTKMLDDTNELMHEFMTQRDRFEQDKVIELEITLKISRSDSGRENHIVPADDLAGIMVGDLDENCKTPRLGGRLYQQYVVDAFLTIEQARLWWFREHQTTLRNELYRKISDSVRSGEVDSCNVGKGIKLPAGFVGSRRYSPNTTFDDSGFPIYRRRKTDVTVNVRKEDLDNKWVVPYNRNLLVKYQCHMNVEICCHASSIKYLFKY, via the exons ATGAAGACACATTTTACAGAGCCTCTTAAATCTTCAACTGCCAATAGCTCCAACAAAG AGTACTCTACTATACGGGACACTGAAATTCCAGATGCTGATTGTTATTCAGATGACG TGACATTGAAGTATGCGTCTTTAGGTCCTCCAAGTGTCAAGTGTTCTAAATGTGAAGCTTGGATGTGGAAGGAAGAACATGTTAACAAATATTGCAGTAAAGGTATTCCAGAATTTTCCATATATTATGGTAAGGGTGAAATTCAACTACCAAAGGAAAAACCTACTTTAAGCTACATGTGGCAGCTGTTCAATGATAAAAGAACAGAAGCACATTTTCAAGATTGCATTCGTATGTATAACAACTTATTTGCCTTTGCTTCATGTGGAGGTAGGATTGATCATTCTGTCAACTGTGGTGGGGCACCATATATTTACCGTCTAAACGGTCAAAATCACCACCTTTTTGGTTCACTTATCCCAGATGAAGGTCAACCTCCCAAATTTTGTCAACTCTACATTTATGGTACTGCCAATGAGACAAATAATCGTCTAAGATGGATCAATGTGCATGATGGGAAAACAATTAAAGCTGAAATTATTAAAGGATTAACGAAGATGTTGGATGACACTAATGAACTGATGCATGAATTTATGACTCAAAGAGATCGTTTTGAGCAAGACAAAGTCATTGAACTTGAAATTACTCTTAAGATATCACGTTCTGACAGCGGTCGAGAGAATCACATTGTACCAGCTGATGATCTTGCTGGAATAATGGTTGGTGACCTTGATGAAAATT GTAAGACTCCCCGTCTAGGTGGACGTCTTTACCAGCAATATGTTGTAGATGCTTTTTTAACAATTGAACAGGCGCGACTTTGGTGGTTTCGGGAACATCAAACCACTCTACGTAACGAGTTATATAGGAAAATAAGTGATTCTGTGAGGAGTGGAGAGGTAGATTCATGCAATGTTGGAAAAGGCATTAAACTTCCGGCTGGCTTTGTTGGGTCCAGACG ATATTCACCCAACACCACATTTGATGATTCTGGATTTCCTATTTATAGACGTCGTAAGACTGATGTCACAGTTAATGTTCGAAAAGAAGATCTGGATAATAAGTGGGTTGTTCCCTATAACCGCAATCTATTGGTTAAATACCAATGCCACATGAACGTGGAGATTTGTTGTCATGCGAGTAGCATTAAATACCTGTTTAAGTATTGA
- the LOC141698534 gene encoding uncharacterized protein LOC141698534, producing MGSKFLAMFFICIICMLVALPPIYASGYCPPPYPPYHRPNPPNTPRPHPPHHGKGGSPPSHKPPSHKPPTHNKPPSHKPPTYKPPTPNPPSYKPPTHKPPYHKPPTHKPPTYKPPTPNPPSYKPPTHKPPSYKPPTPKPPSYKPPTHKPPSHKPPPIHKPPVVLPPIVTPPPVIVNPPIVNPPIITPPIINPPVVISPPSTPTDPPCPPPPQGGGGGGGGVPGLNPPPPSMPTCPINALKLGLCVDVLGGLVHVGLGDPVQNVCCPILGGLLELEAAVCLCTTIRLKLLNINIYLPLALSLLLTCGKTPPPGFICPPLS from the coding sequence ATGGGTTCCAAATTTTTAGCCATGTTCTTCATTTGCATTATTTGCATGTTAGTTGCATTGCCACCAATCTATGCTAGTGGTTACTGTCCACCACCTTACCCACCGTATCACCGCCCGAATCCTCCGAATACTCCCCGGCCACATCCACCTCACCATGGCAAAGGAGGCTCACCACCTTCTCACAAGCCACCTTCACATAAGCCACCAACACACAATAAGCCGCCTTCACATAAGCCGCCTACATATAAGCCACCCACACCAAATCCGCCATCGTATAAGCCACCAACACATAAGCCCCCTTATCATAAGCCACCTACACATAAGCCGCCTACATATAAGCCACCCACACCAAATCCGCCATCATATAAGCCACCAACACATAAACCACCTTCATATAAGCCACCAACACCAAAACCACCTTCATATAAGCCACCAACACATAAGCCGCCTTCGCATAAGCCACCACCAATACATAAGCCACCGGTTGTCCTCCCACCAATTGTCACGCCTCCACCAGTTATAGTCAATCCTCCTATTGTCAATCCACCTATCATTACACCTCCGATAATTAACCCTCCAGTTGTAATCTCACCGCCTTCCACACCAACCGATCCTCCTTGCCCTCCTCCGCCACAGGGTGGCGGAGGCGGAGGCGGTGGAGTCCCGGGTCTTAACCCACCACCACCCTCTATGCCAACTTGTCCAATTAATGCCCTAAAACTAGGGCTTTGTGTGGATGTACTTGGAGGGCTAGTGCATGTAGGGTTAGGAGATCCAGTTCAAAATGTCTGTTGTCCAATTCTCGGAGGATTACTTGAACTAGAAGCTGCTGTTTGTCTGTGTACTACAATTAGACTTAAGCTTCTTAACATAAACATATATCTCCCACTTGCACTTTCCCTACTATTAACTTGTGGCAAAACTCCGCCACCTGGTTTTATATGCCCACCGCTCTCCTAA
- the LOC141697665 gene encoding 14 kDa proline-rich protein DC2.15-like has product MGSTNTASVALFFALNILFFSLVSSCDTCPGPYKPKPKPTPYPANPTPLPYPTPSAGKCPRDALKLGVCADVLNLVHNVVIGSPPTLPCCSLLEGLVNLEAALCLCTAIKANILGIKLNLPIALSLVLNNCGKQVPNGFECT; this is encoded by the coding sequence ATGGGTTCTACAAACACTGCTTCAGTAGCTCTATTTTTCGCACTTAACATTCTCTTCTTTTCGCTAGTGAGTTCATGTGACACTTGCCCTGGTCCTTATAAGCCTAAGCCCAAGCCTACTCCATATCCAGCAAATCCGACACCACTTCCATATCCTACACCATCAGCAGGAAAATGCCCTAGAGATGCCCTAAAATTAGGTGTCTGTGCTGACGTTCTCAATTTGGTTCACAATGTTGTGATTGGATCTCCACCAACACTCCCATGCTGCAGCCTTCTTGAAGGCCTTGTCAACCTTGAGGCCGCGTTATGCCTTTGCACTGCCATTAAAGCCAACATTTTGGGGATCAAGCTCAATCTCCCTATTGCTCTCAGCTTAGTTTTGAACAACTGCGGCAAACAAGTCCCAAATGGCTTTGAATGTACCTAA
- the LOC141698475 gene encoding 14 kDa proline-rich protein DC2.15-like — protein MAYKNSASVALFLALNILFFSLVSSCGTCPGPKPKPKPKPTPTPYPYPNPSAGKCPRDALKLGVCADVLNLVNNVVIGSPPTLPCCSLLEGLVNLEAALCLCTAIKANILGINLNLPISLSLVLNNCGKQVPNGFECP, from the coding sequence ATGGCATACAAAAACAGTGCTTCAGTAGCCCTATTTCTAGCGCTAAACATTCTCTTCTTTTCGCTAGTTAGTTCATGTGGAACTTGCCCCGGCcctaagcctaagcctaagccgAAGCCAACTCCAACTCCGTATCCATATCCGAATCCGTCAGCAGGAAAATGCCCTAGAGATGCCCTAAAATTAGGTGTTTGTGCTGATGTTCTTAATTTGGTTAACAATGTTGTGATCGGATCTCCGCCGACACTACCATGCTGCAGTCTTCTTGAAGGCCTTGTCAACCTTGAAGCTGCCCTCTGCCTTTGCACCGCCATTAAAGCCAATATTCTCGGGATCAACCTCAATCTTCCTATTTCCCTCAGTTTGGTTCTTAACAACTGCGGCAAGCAAGTCCCGAATGGCTTTGAATGCCCATAA
- the LOC141696590 gene encoding uncharacterized protein LOC141696590 has translation MDKYVIKRPRNSVDSTPNTTPIVSIPTTTQSVNVPNNSNSASDTNEIVSDQGKRKPIEEYDVGNKDRILREYISKGVCQPFQHHFPTTQFGKSTRAFRDEWFKIKSYDWLEYSVSKDADVFTEKGFKNWKKAIEKFNDHIGGTGSPHNYVRLQFEAFKNQRQSVSHLLSSTSREKEVAYHIRLKATLDVSSILLRQGLPFRGHDESSSSTNRGNFLEFIEWYNTRNKGISKVVTQNAPGNNQMTSPLIQKQMANVCAMETTLAILNNIGDSLFTILVDESRDISVKKQMAVVLRYVNKYGEVIERFLAMVHVADTSSKYLKDAIDALFAKHGLSLSRLRGQGYDGASNMRGQFYGLNSLILKENFSAWYAHCFAHQLQLVIISVAKTNRVVSDFFSLISLIVNMSGSSCKRVDHLR, from the coding sequence ATGGATAAATATGTAATTAAGAGACCGAGAAATTCGGTTGATTCTACTCCAAATACAACTCCTATTGTCTCTATTCCTACTACTACGCAAAGTGTTAATGTGCCAAACAACTCTAATTCGGCGAGTGATACAAATGAAATTGTAAGTGACCAAGGAAAGCGTAAACCAATTGAAGAATATGATGTTGGAAATAAAGATAGAATCCTAAGAGAGTATATTTCTAAAGGTGTTTGTCAACCATTTCAACACCACTTTCCAACAACTCAATTTGGGAAATCAACGAGGGCCTTTAGAGATGAATGGTTCAAAATCAAATCTTATGATTGGTTGGAGTATAGTGTATCAAAAGATGCTGATGTATTTACAGAAAAAGGATTTAAAAATTGGAAGAAAGCAATAGAAAAATTCAATGATCATATTGGTGGAACTGGTAGCCCACATAATTATGTTCGGTTACAATTTGAAGCTTTTAAAAATCAAAGACAAAGTGTGTCTCATTTGCTATCATCTACAAGCCGTGAGAAAGAAGTGGCTTATCACATTCGTTTAAAGGCAACTTTGGATGTAAGTTCAATTTTATTAAGGCAAGGTTTACCTTTTCGTGGGCATGATGAGTCCTCATCCTCTACAAATAGAGGAAATTTTCTTGAGTTTATTGAATGGTACAACACAAGGAATAAAGGGATATCAAAAGTTGTTACTCAAAATGCTCCAGGAAATAATCAAATGACTTCTCCTTTGATTCAAAAGCAAATGGCCAATGTTTGTGCCATGGAGACTACACTTGCAATCTTAAATAATATTGGTGATAGTTTGTTCACTATTTTAGTTGATGAATCTCGTGATATCTCCGTGAAAAAGCAAATGGCGGTGGTTCTTAGATATGTAAACAAGTACGGAGAAGTTATTGAACGCTTTTTAGCAATGGTTCATGTAGCGGATACATCGTCAAAATATTTGAAAGATGCCATTGATGCCTTATTTGCCAAACATGGTTTATCTTTGTCAAGATTGAGAGGTCAAGGATATGATGGTGCTTCAAATATGCGAGGACAATTTTATGGATTAAATTCACTCATCTTGAAAGAAAATTTTTCCGCTTGGTATGCTCATTGTTTTGCACATCAACTTCAATTAGTAATTATTTCCGTTGCCAAAACAAACCGAGTTGTTAGTGATTTCTTTAGTCTTATTAGCTTGATTGTAAACATGAGTGGATCTTCTTGTAAACGGGTTGACCATCTTCGATAA
- the LOC141696726 gene encoding 14 kDa proline-rich protein DC2.15-like, with the protein MGSKNSASIALFFTLNILFFAMVSSTKNCPDPKPTPSPKPKPTPTPYPSAGKCPKDALKLGVCADVLNLVHNVVIGSPPTLPCCSLLEGLVNLEAAVCLCTAIKANILGIKLHVPVALSLVLNNCGKQVPNGFECT; encoded by the coding sequence ATGGGTTCCAAGAACAGTGCTTCAATAGCTCTCTTTTTCACCCTTAACATTCTCTTCTTTGCCATGGTCAGTTCCACTAAGAATTGCCCTGATCCTAAGCCTACTCCTAGCCCCAAGCCCAAGCCAACTCCCACTCCTTATCCATCAGCAGGAAAATGCCCTAAAGATGCCCTAAAATTAGGTGTTTGTGCTGATGTCCTCAATCTGGTTCACAATGTTGTGATTGGTTCTCCACCAACACTCCCATGCTGCAGCCTTCTTGAAGGCCTTGTTAACCTTGAGGCTGCGGTATGTCTTTGCACTGCCATTAAAGCCAACATTTTGGGGATCAAGCTCCATGTTCCTGTTGCCCTCAGCTTAGTTCTAAACAACTGTGGCAAGCAAGTCCCCAATGGCTTCGAATGCACCTAA
- the LOC141697647 gene encoding 14 kDa proline-rich protein DC2.15 has protein sequence MGSKNSASIALFFTLNILFFALVSSTKNCPDPKPTPDPKPKPTPTPYPSAGKCPKDALKLGVCADVLNLVHNVVIGSPPTLPCCSLLEGLVNLEAAVCLCTAIKANILGIKLNVPVALSLVLNNCGKQVPNGFECT, from the coding sequence ATGGGTTCCAAGAACAGTGCTTCAATAGCTCTCTTTTTCACCCTTAACATTCTCTTCTTTGCCTTGGTTAGTTCCACTAAGAATTGTCCTGATCCTAAGCCTACTCCTGACCCCAAGCCCAAGCCTACTCCCACTCCTTATCCATCAGCAGGAAAATGCCCTAAAGATGCCCTAAAATTAGGTGTCTGTGCTGATGTCCTCAATCTGGTTCACAATGTTGTGATCGGTTCTCCACCAACACTCCCATGCTGCAGCCTTCTTGAAGGCCTCGTTAACCTCGAGGCTGCGGTATGTCTTTGCACTGCCATTAAAGCCAACATTTTGGGGATCAAGCTCAATGTTCCTGTTGCCCTCAGCTTAGTTTTAAACAACTGTGGCAAGCAAGTTCCCAATGGCTTCGAATGTACCTAA
- the LOC141697848 gene encoding 14 kDa proline-rich protein DC2.15-like has protein sequence MASQSNATTALLLSINILFFSLVSSSEMSPSPEPEVSPSPPDPEMSPSPPEPERKPSPPPRSPNAGKCPRNALKLGVCADILQIIKGVVIGAPPTQPCCSLLKGLINLEAAVCLCTAIKANILGIIKLNVPVDLSLVLNNCGKQVPNGYECR, from the coding sequence ATGGCTTCCCAATCCAATGCTACAACAGCACTGCTTCTGTCCATTAACATTCTGTTCTTTTCTCTGGTAAGTTCATCCGAAATGAGCCCTAGTCCCGAACCCGAAGTAAGCCCTAGTCCTCCAGACCCCGAAATGAGCCCTAGTCCTCCTGAACCCGAAAGAAAACCATCTCCACCTCCGCGTTCCCCCAACGCAGGAAAATGTCCCAGAAATGCCTTGAAGTTAGGTGTCTGTGCTGATATCCTCCAGATAATTAAAGGCGTTGTTATTGGAGCTCCGCCGACACAGCCATGCTGCAGCCTCCTTAAAGGCCTTATCAACCTTGAAGCGGCTGTTTGCCTTTGCACTGCCATAAAAGCCAACATTTTGGGAATTATCAAGCTCAATGTTCCTGTTGATCTCAGCTTGGTTCTTAACAATTGTGGCAAACAAGTTCCGAATGGCTACGAATGTCGCTAA